The following coding sequences are from one Verrucosispora sp. WMMD573 window:
- a CDS encoding Trm112 family protein, with protein sequence MALDPQLLEILACPDTHHAPLTYDAQAQTLTCTECGRIFEVRDDVPVLLLDEARGPAEGS encoded by the coding sequence GTGGCCCTCGACCCGCAGTTGCTGGAAATCCTCGCCTGCCCGGACACACACCATGCCCCGCTGACCTACGACGCGCAGGCGCAGACGCTGACGTGCACCGAGTGCGGCCGGATCTTCGAGGTCCGCGACGATGTGCCGGTGCTGCTGCTGGACGAGGCGCGCGGCCCCGCGGAGGGATCGTGA
- a CDS encoding DUF58 domain-containing protein, protein MTWRVAALLAAGASTLPLWPAPFVGVAVMVGVVLLLVGLDLALAVPLRALTAERTGQRSVRLGGTATVTLYLRNASGRPLRARVRDAWVPSAGARPEVPPNRVVRAASGEVLALPNHLTPTRRGDRPAVALTVRSFGPLGLAFRQWDGRPGTPPWTLRVLPRFDSRRHLPERLSRLRVIDGTQVGRGRGPGTEFDALREYVSGDDVRSIDWRASARRAEVLVRTWRPERDRRLVCVLDTGRTSAVRVGDEPRLDASIEAALLLSALAARAGDRVDVLAADAVTRASLGGAERPGQWNRLAHALAPLQPALVETDFRLIAGELLRRHRPRSLVVLLTALEPGALGEGLLPVLPRLAARHRVLVAAAQDPVLAQLTAAPPRRPADAYAAAAAWRTIAERDRLTQVLTRHNVTVVDAPATHLAPALADTYLTLKSQAQL, encoded by the coding sequence ATGACCTGGCGGGTGGCGGCGCTGCTGGCGGCAGGGGCGTCGACCCTGCCGCTGTGGCCGGCACCCTTCGTCGGGGTGGCGGTGATGGTCGGCGTGGTCCTGCTGCTGGTCGGGCTCGACCTTGCGCTCGCCGTGCCGCTGCGGGCGCTGACCGCCGAACGGACCGGTCAGCGGTCCGTACGGCTCGGCGGCACCGCCACGGTCACCCTGTACCTACGCAACGCCTCCGGTCGGCCGCTGCGGGCCCGGGTGCGCGACGCCTGGGTGCCCTCGGCCGGGGCCCGGCCGGAGGTGCCGCCGAACCGGGTGGTGCGGGCCGCCTCCGGCGAGGTGCTCGCGCTGCCCAATCACCTCACCCCCACCCGCCGGGGTGATCGACCGGCCGTGGCCCTGACCGTCCGCTCGTTCGGGCCGCTCGGGCTGGCGTTCCGGCAGTGGGATGGCCGGCCGGGCACGCCACCGTGGACCCTACGGGTGCTGCCCCGCTTCGACTCGCGCCGGCACCTGCCGGAGCGGCTGTCGCGGCTGCGCGTCATCGACGGTACACAGGTCGGTCGGGGACGCGGACCGGGCACCGAGTTCGACGCGTTGCGGGAGTACGTGTCCGGCGACGACGTCCGGTCCATCGACTGGCGAGCCAGCGCCCGGCGGGCCGAGGTGCTGGTCCGGACCTGGCGTCCGGAGCGGGACCGGCGGCTGGTCTGCGTGCTGGACACCGGGCGCACCTCGGCGGTGCGGGTGGGCGACGAGCCGCGGTTGGATGCCTCGATCGAGGCAGCGCTGCTGCTCAGCGCGTTGGCGGCGCGGGCCGGCGATCGGGTGGACGTGCTCGCGGCGGACGCCGTGACCCGGGCCTCGCTGGGTGGCGCCGAACGGCCCGGGCAGTGGAACCGGCTGGCCCACGCGTTGGCCCCGCTGCAACCCGCGCTTGTCGAGACCGACTTCCGGCTGATCGCGGGCGAGTTGCTCCGGCGGCACCGCCCGCGCAGCCTGGTGGTGCTGCTCACCGCCCTGGAACCCGGCGCGCTCGGCGAGGGTCTGCTGCCGGTGCTGCCCCGGCTGGCCGCCCGGCACCGGGTGTTGGTGGCGGCGGCCCAGGATCCGGTGCTCGCCCAACTCACCGCCGCGCCCCCGCGACGTCCGGCGGACGCCTACGCCGCAGCCGCCGCCTGGCGCACCATCGCCGAACGCGACCGCCTCACCCAGGTGCTCACCCGCCACAACGTCACAGTGGTGGACGCCCCCGCCACCCACCTGGCCCCCGCCCTGGCCGACACCTACCTGACCCTCAAATCCCAAGCCCAGCTCTGA
- the manA gene encoding mannose-6-phosphate isomerase, class I, whose protein sequence is MEPLHGPIKDYAWGSRSAIAELQGRPAPSAAPEAELWLGAHPGAPAAVERDGGRVALTDVLAAEPVRWLGRPVLDRFGPRLPFLLKVLAAAAPLSLQAHPDAEQARAGHAAELARSGGHRNYVDPFHKPELLVALGPMEALCGFRDPAASARALAALGVPQLRPVLDALTAGTAGLAEAVRRLLEWPTAERAGLVAVARAADGPDADLVALLAEAYPADPGVLVALLLNRVRLAAGEAIWMPAGNLHAYLRGIGVEVMAASDNVLRGGLTPKHVDVAELLRVLRFEVLDRPVVAPRQVADGVVTWPVPVDDFALHRVTVGDGRREVTLPVPGPRVVLCTAGRITVTDEVAPVTLGPGRAAVGPAAGGSLTVTGAGETYIASTGQF, encoded by the coding sequence GTGGAACCGCTACACGGGCCGATCAAGGACTACGCCTGGGGATCCCGCTCGGCGATCGCCGAGCTTCAGGGGCGGCCGGCGCCGAGCGCGGCACCCGAGGCGGAGCTCTGGCTCGGTGCGCATCCGGGCGCGCCGGCCGCCGTCGAGCGCGACGGTGGGCGGGTCGCGCTCACCGACGTACTCGCCGCCGAGCCCGTCCGTTGGCTCGGCCGCCCGGTGCTCGACCGGTTCGGACCCCGGCTGCCGTTCCTGCTCAAGGTGTTGGCCGCGGCGGCTCCGCTGAGCCTTCAGGCCCATCCCGACGCCGAACAGGCGCGGGCCGGTCACGCCGCCGAGCTGGCCCGCTCCGGTGGGCACCGCAACTACGTCGACCCGTTCCACAAGCCGGAACTGCTGGTGGCGCTGGGGCCGATGGAGGCGCTGTGCGGCTTTCGGGACCCCGCAGCCTCGGCGCGGGCGCTCGCCGCGCTGGGCGTACCGCAGCTGCGGCCGGTGCTCGACGCGTTGACCGCCGGGACGGCGGGGCTGGCCGAGGCCGTACGCCGGCTGCTGGAATGGCCGACGGCGGAGCGTGCCGGCCTGGTGGCAGTGGCCCGGGCGGCGGATGGTCCGGATGCGGACCTGGTGGCGCTGTTGGCCGAGGCGTACCCGGCTGATCCCGGAGTGTTGGTGGCGTTGCTGCTGAACCGGGTGCGGCTGGCCGCCGGCGAGGCGATCTGGATGCCGGCCGGGAACCTGCACGCCTACCTGCGCGGCATCGGCGTGGAGGTGATGGCCGCCAGCGACAACGTGCTGCGGGGCGGGTTGACCCCGAAGCACGTGGACGTCGCCGAACTGCTGCGGGTGCTCCGCTTCGAGGTGCTCGACCGGCCGGTGGTCGCGCCCCGCCAGGTCGCCGACGGGGTGGTGACCTGGCCGGTGCCGGTGGACGACTTCGCGCTGCACCGGGTGACCGTCGGCGACGGGCGGCGCGAGGTGACGTTGCCGGTGCCGGGCCCCCGGGTGGTGCTCTGCACTGCCGGCCGGATCACCGTGACCGACGAGGTTGCGCCGGTGACTCTCGGCCCCGGTCGGGCCGCGGTCGGACCGGCCGCTGGCGGTTCGCTCACGGTCACCGGTGCGGGTGAGACGTACATCGCCTCCACCGGTCAGTTCTGA
- a CDS encoding MoxR family ATPase has translation MTRPATTVDQLAADPTRAALHRLRAEVAKAVVGQEGVVTGLIVALLCRGHVLLEGVPGVAKTLLVRTVAAALDLTSRRVQFTPDLMPGDVTGSMVFDARTAAFTFREGPVFTNLLLADEINRTPPKTQSALLEVMEERQVTVEGEQRVLPDPFIVAATQNPVEYEGTYPLPEAQLDRFLLKLTVPLPSRDEELGVLRAHHAGFDPRDLTAAGVRPVADAADLAAARAAVGGVHVAEPLLGYVVDLCRATRATPALELGASPRGATALLGTAKAWAWLNGRDHVLPDDVKAMARPTLRHRLRLRPEAELEGVGVDPILDTVLATVPTPR, from the coding sequence GTGACCCGACCCGCGACAACCGTGGACCAGCTCGCCGCCGACCCCACCCGGGCCGCGCTGCACCGGCTCCGCGCCGAGGTGGCCAAGGCGGTCGTGGGTCAGGAGGGCGTGGTCACCGGGCTGATCGTCGCTCTGCTCTGCCGTGGTCACGTGCTGCTCGAAGGCGTGCCGGGGGTCGCGAAGACGCTGCTGGTGCGTACCGTGGCCGCGGCGCTCGACCTGACCTCGCGGCGGGTGCAGTTCACCCCCGACCTGATGCCCGGCGACGTCACCGGCTCGATGGTCTTCGACGCGCGGACCGCGGCGTTCACCTTCCGGGAGGGGCCGGTCTTCACCAACCTGCTGCTCGCCGACGAGATCAACCGCACCCCACCGAAGACCCAGTCCGCACTGCTGGAGGTGATGGAGGAACGGCAGGTCACCGTCGAGGGCGAGCAACGCGTGCTGCCCGACCCGTTCATCGTCGCCGCCACTCAGAACCCGGTGGAGTACGAGGGCACCTATCCGTTGCCGGAGGCCCAGCTCGACCGGTTCCTGCTCAAACTCACCGTGCCGCTGCCCAGTCGGGACGAGGAACTGGGTGTGCTCCGGGCCCACCACGCCGGTTTCGATCCCCGGGATCTGACCGCAGCCGGCGTACGCCCGGTGGCGGACGCGGCCGACCTCGCCGCCGCGCGTGCGGCGGTGGGCGGCGTGCACGTTGCCGAACCGCTGCTCGGCTATGTCGTCGACCTCTGCCGGGCCACCCGCGCCACCCCGGCGCTGGAGTTGGGCGCCTCGCCGCGCGGTGCGACGGCCCTGCTCGGCACGGCGAAGGCGTGGGCGTGGCTGAACGGACGCGATCACGTGCTTCCCGACGACGTCAAGGCGATGGCGCGACCGACCCTGCGACACCGGCTCCGCCTGCGGCCGGAGGCCGAACTTGAGGGTGTCGGGGTGGATCCGATCCTGGACACGGTGCTGGCCACCGTGCCGACTCCGCGATGA
- a CDS encoding phosphomannomutase/phosphoglucomutase: MSDLSRIVKAYDVRGTVPDQWDERVAGALGVAFAQMLDAAGEPGQAVLIGHDMRASGPGLAAAFAAGVRAEGRPVIEIGLASTDMVYYASGALGLPGAMFTASHNPAQYNGIKLCHAGARPVGQDSGLAEIRDRAQALLDKDEPIGEPTAPTQRRDLLPDYAAHLRTLVDLSGIRPLTVVVDAGNGMGGHTVPSVLGDAALAALPLRIVPLYFELDGTFPNHEANPLDPANLVDLQRAVVAHGADIGLAFDGDADRCFVVDERGEPVSPSAITALVAARELAKHPGSTVIHNLITSSAVPEIIREHGGEPVVARVGHSFIKAEMARTNAVFGGEHSAHYYFRDFWFADTGMLAAMHTLAALGEQPLPLSTLAAEYERYVASGEINSTVADQAAKVAEVRAAYPDAEADEMDGLTLRFADGAWFNLRASNTEPLLRLNVEAPTAERMTALRDEVLDLVRR, translated from the coding sequence GTGTCTGATCTGTCCCGGATCGTGAAGGCGTACGACGTCCGTGGGACGGTGCCGGACCAGTGGGACGAGCGTGTCGCCGGTGCCCTCGGCGTCGCCTTCGCCCAGATGCTCGACGCCGCCGGTGAACCGGGGCAGGCGGTGCTGATCGGGCACGACATGCGGGCCTCCGGTCCCGGGCTGGCCGCCGCCTTCGCAGCCGGGGTACGCGCCGAGGGCCGCCCGGTCATCGAGATCGGACTCGCCTCGACCGACATGGTCTACTACGCCTCCGGTGCGCTCGGGCTGCCCGGCGCGATGTTCACCGCCAGCCACAACCCGGCGCAGTACAACGGCATCAAGCTCTGTCACGCCGGCGCTCGCCCGGTCGGGCAGGACAGCGGGCTGGCCGAGATCCGCGACCGGGCGCAGGCCCTGCTCGACAAGGACGAGCCGATCGGCGAGCCGACCGCGCCGACGCAGCGGCGCGACCTGCTGCCCGACTACGCGGCACACCTGCGCACGCTGGTGGACCTCTCCGGCATCCGGCCGCTGACCGTGGTGGTCGACGCCGGCAACGGGATGGGCGGGCACACCGTGCCGAGCGTGCTCGGCGACGCCGCCCTGGCAGCCCTGCCGTTGCGGATCGTGCCGCTGTACTTCGAGCTGGACGGGACGTTCCCCAACCACGAGGCCAACCCGCTGGATCCGGCCAACCTGGTCGACCTGCAACGCGCCGTGGTGGCGCACGGCGCGGACATCGGCCTGGCGTTCGACGGAGACGCCGACCGCTGCTTCGTGGTGGACGAGCGCGGCGAGCCGGTCTCCCCGTCGGCGATCACCGCGTTGGTGGCCGCTCGGGAGTTGGCCAAGCATCCCGGCTCGACGGTGATCCACAACCTGATCACCTCCAGCGCGGTGCCCGAGATCATTAGGGAGCACGGCGGTGAGCCGGTGGTGGCCCGGGTGGGTCACTCCTTCATCAAGGCGGAGATGGCGCGCACCAACGCGGTCTTCGGTGGGGAGCACTCGGCGCACTACTACTTCCGGGACTTCTGGTTCGCCGACACCGGCATGCTGGCGGCGATGCACACCCTGGCGGCGCTCGGCGAGCAGCCGCTGCCGCTGTCCACGCTCGCCGCCGAGTACGAGCGGTACGTCGCCTCGGGCGAGATCAACTCCACGGTGGCGGACCAGGCGGCCAAGGTCGCCGAGGTGCGTGCCGCGTACCCGGACGCCGAGGCCGACGAGATGGACGGTCTCACCCTGCGCTTTGCCGACGGGGCATGGTTCAACCTGCGCGCCTCGAACACCGAGCCGCTGCTGCGGCTCAACGTCGAGGCCCCGACCGCCGAGCGGATGACCGCACTGCGCGACGAGGTGCTCGACCTGGTTCGCCGATAA
- the ahcY gene encoding adenosylhomocysteinase — protein sequence MTSTLPASPGGTSSEVRPRTVAEGDYKVADLSLAEFGRKEIRLAEHEMPGLMAIRREFAAARPLAGARITGSLHMTIQTAVLIETLVALGAQVRWASCNIFSTQDHAAAAIVVGPEGTVDAPSGVPVYAWKGETLEEYWWCTEQVLDWPDGNGPNMILDDGGDATLLVHKGAEFEKAGAVPPVESADSEEYAVILGLLHRSVAASGQRWTRIAAGIKGVTEETTTGVHRLYEMHRAGTLLFPAINVNDSVTKSKFDNKYGCRHSLIDGINRATDTLIGGKMAVVMGYGDVGKGCAESLRGQGARVVVTEIDPICALQAAMDGYQVATLDDVVETADIFITATGCYDVITNEHMARMKHQAIVGNIGHFDNEIDMAGLAKRSDVTRENIKPQVDLWKFDDGHAIIVLSEGRLLNLGNATGHPSFVMSNSFANQTIAQIELYTKTDEYPIGVYVLPKHLDEKVARLHLDALGAKLTTLSKEQAAYLGVAVEGPFKPDHYRY from the coding sequence ATGACCAGCACCCTCCCGGCGTCCCCCGGTGGCACGTCGTCCGAGGTCCGGCCGCGTACTGTCGCCGAGGGCGACTACAAGGTGGCGGATCTGTCGCTCGCCGAGTTCGGGCGCAAGGAGATCCGCCTCGCCGAGCACGAGATGCCCGGCCTGATGGCGATCCGGCGTGAGTTCGCCGCCGCGCGGCCGCTCGCGGGAGCGCGGATCACCGGGTCGCTGCACATGACGATCCAGACCGCCGTCCTGATCGAGACCCTGGTGGCGCTCGGCGCGCAGGTCCGCTGGGCATCCTGCAACATCTTCTCCACCCAGGACCACGCCGCCGCCGCGATCGTCGTCGGCCCCGAGGGCACCGTCGACGCGCCGTCCGGTGTCCCGGTGTACGCCTGGAAGGGCGAGACCCTTGAGGAGTACTGGTGGTGCACCGAGCAGGTGCTCGACTGGCCCGACGGGAACGGCCCGAACATGATCCTGGACGACGGTGGCGACGCCACGCTGCTCGTCCACAAGGGCGCCGAGTTCGAGAAGGCCGGCGCCGTGCCGCCGGTCGAGTCCGCCGACTCCGAGGAGTACGCGGTCATCCTGGGCCTGCTGCACCGCTCGGTGGCCGCGAGCGGCCAGCGGTGGACGCGGATCGCCGCCGGCATCAAGGGCGTCACCGAGGAGACCACCACCGGTGTGCACCGGCTCTACGAGATGCACCGTGCCGGCACGCTGCTCTTCCCGGCCATCAACGTCAACGACTCGGTGACCAAGAGCAAGTTCGACAACAAGTACGGCTGCCGCCACTCGCTGATCGACGGCATCAACCGGGCCACCGACACGCTCATCGGCGGCAAGATGGCCGTGGTCATGGGCTACGGCGACGTGGGCAAGGGCTGCGCCGAGTCGCTGCGCGGCCAGGGCGCCCGGGTCGTGGTGACCGAGATCGACCCGATCTGCGCGCTCCAGGCGGCAATGGACGGCTACCAGGTCGCCACCCTGGACGACGTGGTCGAGACCGCGGACATCTTCATCACCGCGACCGGCTGCTACGACGTCATCACCAACGAGCACATGGCCCGGATGAAGCACCAGGCCATCGTCGGCAACATCGGCCACTTCGACAACGAGATCGACATGGCCGGCCTGGCGAAGCGTTCGGACGTCACCCGCGAGAACATCAAGCCGCAGGTCGACCTCTGGAAGTTCGACGACGGTCACGCGATCATCGTGCTCTCCGAGGGTCGGCTGCTGAACCTGGGCAACGCCACCGGCCACCCCAGCTTCGTCATGTCGAACTCGTTCGCCAACCAGACGATCGCCCAGATCGAGCTGTACACCAAGACCGACGAGTACCCGATCGGCGTGTACGTGCTGCCCAAGCACCTCGACGAGAAGGTCGCCCGGCTGCACCTGGACGCGCTCGGCGCCAAGTTGACCACGCTCTCCAAGGAGCAGGCCGCCTACCTCGGCGTCGCCGTGGAAGGCCCGTTCAAGCCGGACCACTACCGCTACTGA
- a CDS encoding stage II sporulation protein M, whose amino-acid sequence MDVDAYVAEHGGQWRRLNQLCDQRRLDPVEVDELVALYQRATTQLSVLRSRSPDPALVSELSQVVLRARARLTGRPRPSWSAVRRFLLAGLPGAVWRAAPWWCAVATAFTLLTFTLMWFVADNPETAAAFIGDDEAANLVESGFAGYYTEFSAPTFAFHLWTHNAWLAAKCLAAGVLIVPVGYLLWQNAMNIGVVGGVMVSYGRADVFFGLITPHGLLELTGVFVAAGVGLRIGWAWIAPPEQLTRGQAVARAGRDGVLVAVGLVALFAVAALIEAFITPAPLPAPLRIALGATAWLAFLAYVLLLGPRPAAPRTPTDTPVDHEVVTRDTPPGWQ is encoded by the coding sequence GTGGATGTCGACGCGTACGTCGCGGAGCACGGCGGGCAGTGGCGTCGGCTGAATCAGCTCTGTGATCAGCGACGGCTCGACCCGGTCGAGGTCGACGAGCTGGTCGCGCTCTATCAGCGGGCCACCACACAACTGTCGGTGCTGCGCAGCCGCTCGCCGGATCCGGCGCTGGTCAGCGAGCTTTCCCAGGTGGTGCTACGGGCGCGGGCGCGGCTCACCGGCCGGCCCCGACCCTCCTGGTCGGCCGTACGTCGATTCCTGCTGGCCGGTCTGCCGGGAGCGGTCTGGCGGGCGGCGCCGTGGTGGTGTGCGGTGGCGACCGCTTTCACACTGCTCACCTTCACCCTGATGTGGTTCGTCGCGGACAATCCAGAGACGGCGGCGGCGTTCATCGGCGACGACGAGGCCGCCAACCTGGTCGAGTCCGGCTTCGCCGGCTACTACACGGAGTTCTCCGCGCCGACGTTCGCCTTCCACCTGTGGACGCACAACGCCTGGTTGGCGGCGAAGTGTCTGGCGGCGGGGGTGCTGATCGTGCCTGTCGGTTACCTGCTCTGGCAGAACGCGATGAACATCGGCGTGGTCGGCGGGGTGATGGTCTCCTACGGCCGGGCGGATGTCTTCTTCGGCCTGATCACCCCGCACGGCCTGCTGGAGCTGACCGGGGTGTTCGTCGCCGCCGGGGTGGGCCTGCGTATCGGGTGGGCGTGGATCGCACCGCCGGAGCAGTTGACCCGGGGACAGGCGGTGGCTCGGGCGGGACGCGACGGCGTGCTGGTCGCTGTCGGCCTGGTCGCCCTCTTCGCCGTCGCAGCGCTGATCGAGGCCTTCATCACCCCCGCCCCCCTGCCGGCGCCCCTCCGCATCGCGCTAGGCGCCACCGCCTGGCTCGCCTTCCTCGCCTACGTCCTCCTCCTCGGCCCCCGCCCCGCTGCCCCCCGCACCCCCACCGACACCCCCGTCGATCATGAAGTTGTTACCCGCGACACGCCGCCCGGGTGGCAATAA
- a CDS encoding cation diffusion facilitator family transporter: MSTQGGSKAIIAALLANVGIAVTKFVAFLLTSSSSMLAESIHSVADSGNQALLLLGGKRARRAATPQHPFGYGRERYVYAFIVAIVLFSLGGLFALYEAWHKWSDPHGITSWQWVPVTVLLAAIVMESFSFRTAIRESNLVRGRESWTRFIRRSKAPELPVVLLEDFGALVGLVFALLGVGMTLATGNGRWDAAGTAMIGLLLVTIAIVLAVETKSLLLGEGAEPADVSAIEQAVTAGPEVERIIHMKTLYLGPEELMVAAKIAVSRCESAEEVAQGIDAVEERIRAAVPVARVIYLEPDIYRLPAGSSTTSGPAGS, translated from the coding sequence GTGAGCACCCAGGGTGGCAGCAAGGCGATCATCGCGGCGCTGCTCGCCAACGTCGGCATCGCCGTGACCAAGTTCGTGGCCTTCCTGTTGACCAGCTCGTCGTCGATGCTCGCCGAGTCCATCCACTCGGTCGCCGACTCGGGCAACCAGGCACTGCTGCTGCTCGGTGGCAAGCGGGCCCGGCGGGCCGCCACCCCGCAACACCCGTTCGGGTACGGGCGGGAGCGCTACGTCTACGCGTTCATCGTCGCGATCGTGCTGTTCAGCCTGGGCGGCCTGTTCGCGCTCTACGAGGCGTGGCACAAGTGGTCCGACCCGCACGGCATCACCAGTTGGCAGTGGGTGCCGGTGACCGTGCTACTCGCGGCGATCGTGATGGAGTCGTTCTCCTTTCGTACCGCCATCAGGGAGTCGAACCTGGTCCGGGGCCGCGAGTCGTGGACCAGGTTCATCCGCCGGTCGAAGGCGCCGGAGCTGCCGGTGGTGCTGCTGGAGGATTTCGGCGCACTTGTCGGCCTGGTCTTCGCCCTGCTCGGGGTGGGCATGACCCTGGCCACCGGCAACGGCCGGTGGGACGCGGCCGGCACCGCGATGATCGGCCTGCTGCTGGTGACCATCGCGATAGTGCTGGCCGTGGAGACCAAGAGCCTGCTGCTGGGGGAGGGGGCCGAGCCGGCGGACGTCTCGGCCATAGAGCAGGCGGTCACCGCCGGACCCGAGGTGGAGCGGATCATCCACATGAAGACGCTGTACCTCGGTCCGGAGGAGTTGATGGTGGCCGCGAAGATCGCGGTGTCGCGGTGCGAGAGCGCCGAGGAGGTGGCCCAGGGCATCGACGCGGTGGAGGAGCGGATCCGGGCCGCCGTGCCGGTCGCCCGCGTCATCTATCTCGAACCGGACATCTACCGGCTCCCGGCCGGGTCCTCCACCACCTCCGGGCCTGCTGGGAGCTGA
- a CDS encoding SIS domain-containing protein — MIDGTAGVSGHRNADEGLLDDPKALAERDPGGMLRHTASAGAQVRESAALAAEANLAVLADDGRPRAVVIAGIGTAGRTGDVLATVAGPRCPVPVIAHRLAGVPGWVGAADVVIAVSASGRSPEALGAAEAAHRRGARLVAVGPADSQLHSVAERARAPFIPVPRRAPARASLWGLTVPVLLAARALGLVKVNEADLAETAARLDADADRSRPTAESFVNPAKSLALGLAGSIPIVWGSSPLAAVAARRFGDTLSANARYPVVTGALGEAGRGRVGLLDGVFGGLAEGERDIFADPDESDGEGTRLRLVLLRDGGLNAEDDADEPLAVEERRADAVQTLAERRGVRCDVVTAEGGSALERLASLVAVPDFASIYLALAHGLDPMAVPAITEMKELANQ, encoded by the coding sequence GTGATCGACGGAACGGCCGGCGTCAGCGGGCACCGCAACGCCGACGAAGGACTGCTCGACGACCCAAAGGCGCTCGCCGAGCGCGATCCGGGGGGCATGCTGCGGCACACCGCCTCGGCGGGCGCACAGGTACGCGAGTCGGCCGCGCTGGCCGCCGAGGCGAACCTCGCCGTACTCGCCGACGACGGACGTCCCCGGGCGGTGGTGATCGCCGGTATCGGCACCGCCGGGCGTACCGGTGATGTGCTGGCCACGGTCGCCGGGCCGCGCTGCCCGGTACCGGTGATCGCGCACCGCCTCGCCGGAGTGCCGGGCTGGGTGGGCGCGGCCGACGTGGTGATCGCGGTCAGCGCATCCGGCCGCAGCCCGGAGGCGCTGGGTGCCGCCGAGGCCGCTCACCGGCGGGGTGCCCGGCTGGTCGCGGTGGGTCCGGCGGACTCGCAACTGCACTCGGTCGCCGAGCGGGCCCGTGCTCCGTTCATTCCGGTACCCCGGCGGGCGCCCGCCCGGGCCAGCCTCTGGGGGCTTACCGTGCCGGTCCTGCTCGCCGCCCGGGCCCTCGGCCTGGTCAAGGTCAACGAGGCGGATCTGGCGGAGACGGCGGCCCGGCTGGACGCCGACGCGGATCGCAGTCGTCCGACCGCTGAATCGTTCGTCAATCCGGCGAAATCTCTCGCCCTGGGGCTGGCCGGGTCGATCCCGATCGTCTGGGGCTCGTCTCCGCTGGCGGCGGTCGCCGCGCGTCGCTTCGGCGACACCCTGTCCGCCAACGCCCGGTACCCGGTGGTCACCGGTGCGCTCGGCGAGGCGGGTCGCGGCCGGGTCGGCCTGCTCGACGGCGTGTTCGGGGGCCTGGCCGAGGGGGAGCGGGACATCTTCGCCGATCCCGACGAGTCGGACGGTGAGGGCACCCGACTCCGGTTGGTGCTGCTGCGCGACGGTGGCCTGAACGCCGAGGACGACGCCGACGAGCCCCTCGCTGTCGAGGAGCGGCGCGCGGACGCGGTGCAGACCCTCGCCGAGCGCCGGGGCGTACGGTGCGACGTGGTCACCGCCGAGGGTGGTTCGGCACTGGAGCGGCTCGCCTCCCTGGTGGCGGTGCCGGACTTCGCGTCGATCTACCTGGCGTTGGCGCACGGACTGGACCCGATGGCGGTGCCGGCGATCACCGAGATGAAGGAACTGGCCAACCAGTGA
- a CDS encoding RDD family protein: MSTAARAWTAPGWGDAGLVSGEAVELDVRAARVGSRALALLLDVLVQLVAGLLLATLTGLVLAALPYGVLDAAMERALLTVGLVLLLVGYPVLCERFNDGRTPGKAAVGLRVVSLDGAPVGLRQSLTRALVGVAVEWPGLVLPLLSWAVGLTVMLSDARGRRLGDLAAGTLVVHTRPATRWRPVPATVPELAGWAYSLDLSRLDAKLALAVRQYLARAHGFSEPARGELARLLWRQVATVTSPPPPAGPSEVACLAAVTAERHRRARRLLAGERTLTEALWPQFRATPTESQPGRSA, encoded by the coding sequence GTGAGCACAGCGGCGCGAGCGTGGACCGCCCCGGGTTGGGGCGACGCCGGGCTGGTCAGCGGCGAAGCCGTCGAGCTGGACGTACGGGCCGCGCGGGTCGGCTCCCGGGCGCTCGCACTCCTGCTCGACGTGCTGGTGCAACTGGTGGCCGGGCTGCTACTCGCCACGTTGACCGGGCTGGTCCTGGCCGCCCTGCCGTACGGGGTGCTCGACGCCGCGATGGAACGCGCCCTGCTCACCGTCGGGCTCGTGCTGCTGCTGGTCGGCTATCCGGTGCTCTGCGAGCGGTTCAACGACGGCCGGACGCCGGGCAAGGCGGCGGTCGGGCTGCGAGTGGTGAGCCTCGACGGCGCCCCCGTCGGGCTCCGGCAGTCGCTGACCCGGGCGCTGGTCGGGGTCGCCGTGGAATGGCCGGGCCTGGTGCTGCCGCTGCTGTCCTGGGCGGTCGGGCTGACCGTGATGCTCAGCGACGCCCGTGGCCGGCGTCTTGGTGACCTGGCGGCGGGCACCCTGGTGGTGCACACCCGGCCGGCGACGAGGTGGCGGCCGGTGCCGGCGACGGTGCCGGAGCTGGCCGGTTGGGCGTACTCGCTGGACCTGAGCCGGCTGGACGCGAAGCTGGCGCTGGCCGTCCGGCAGTACCTGGCTCGGGCCCACGGATTCAGCGAGCCGGCACGCGGCGAGCTGGCCCGACTGCTGTGGCGGCAGGTCGCCACGGTGACCAGCCCGCCACCACCGGCCGGGCCATCGGAGGTGGCCTGTCTGGCCGCCGTCACCGCCGAGCGGCATCGGCGGGCCCGTCGTCTCCTCGCCGGTGAACGCACGCTCACCGAGGCGCTGTGGCCGCAGTTCCGGGCAACTCCCACCGAAAGTCAACCTGGGCGGTCGGCATGA